TCTCGATCAGAAAATCCAGCGAGGCCAGCCCCGCGGCGCAGCAGACCGGATGGCCCCCGAACGTCGTCACGTGGGAGAGAGGCGGATCCTCAGACAATGTCTTCATGATTTTCGGTCGGCCCACAAAGGCGCCCAGCGGCATTCCGCCGCCGAGGGCCTTGGCCAGAACGAGAATGTCCGGCACGATGTTCCAGTGTTGGCAGCCGAAGAGCTTTCCGGTCCGGCCCATGCCGGTCATCACTTCATCGAAGATCAGAATGGCGCCGGTCTCGTCGCAGCGTTTTCGGAGGGCCGGGAGGAAATCATCCTCCGGCACGATCACGCCGCCCTCGCCCTGGATCGGCTCGATGATCACGGCGGCCGTCCGACGATCGATGACCTTCAGCGATTGAGACCTGTTAAACGGGAGAAAGGTGACATCGGGCAGCAGCGGACGGAACGGTTTCTGATACACCTCGCGACCCGTCACGGAGAGCGAACCCTGGGAATCGCCGTGAAAGCCGCCCTTGAACGCGACGATTTTTTTCCGCTTCGTGTATTTCTTGGCCGTTTTGAGCGCGCCTTCATTGGCTTCCGTGCCGCTGTTCGTAAAGTACGTGACCGACAGCGGCCGGGGGGCGACCTGGGCCAATCGTTCGGCCAGGCGGACCTGCGGCTCCTGGATGAACTCGCCGTAGACCATGACATGAAGATAGCGGGCGGCCTGATCGACAACGGCCTTGACCACGGCCGGGTGGGCGTGACCCAGATTCGCCACCCCGATGCCGGAGATAAAGTCCAGATATTTTTTGCCCGATCGGTCGGTGATCCAACAGCCCTCGGCGCGGTCCACCTCGATTCCCGCCGGGGTGGAAGAGGTCTGGCAGACGTAGCGTAAGAAATCGTCCTTTAATATTTTTCCCCTTCTTTCCCTCATGCCTTGCTCCTTACGTCTTTTCAAGATCGACCCACCGCAGGCGGTCCGCGATGAAGCGCTTTCCGTCCTGCGGCCATCCAACCGGGGGTTCCTGCATTCGGCCGATCGGGCAGACCCGGTTGATGCCGGCGCGTCCCAGGGCCTCGGCCAGGGGGAGACGGCGGGATTCGGAAACCATCAGCCCGGTCGCCTGCAGATACGGCCGCCAGGGCTCCAGAAGAGGAGGGACATGCGCCAGGTCATCGATCGGTTTGACCCGGACGGTTCGATAGAGAGGGGAGAGAAGGAAGGTCGGATCGGCCTCGTAGATGACGCTCCAGAGCGTTCCGGTCTCGCTTCCAAAGACGATCACCTCCTCCCCGTCGGCCTGTTTGATCTCGGCCACGCTCCGGATCTGATGAAGCTGTGCGGATGTCGGGGTGTCGACCGTTCCCCGCGGCAGATCCTTTTCCAGCCGGGCCATCGCTTCGGCCAGCGTTTTGGCAAACTGGCGCGGGAAATGGTTGCCTCCGGTTTCGACATAAAACAGGTGCGGGGAAAGGCACCCTTGCTGATCATACATCGCGACGTCGACGGCGGCGCCTTGGACCACCGGCTTGAGATCGTCCAGGGCTTCGCGCCCGATCAGGCCCAGGCTCACGCGATGCCCGTGGCCGATGAAGCGGCCCGAAACCGTTTGATGCCGGGCCGCGGCGAGCCGAACATCCGCGACGGCTTCATCGCTTCCGGTGGCCACGACCAGCTCGCTCCGGCCGATGGCCACCTCTTCGAGGCTTTGGGATTCGGGACGGCCTCCGGACCAGGCAACCATCGCAAGACAATTCGCGAGACGGGGCTCGATCTGAACGAGCGTCTGGGCGAACAGGACCGACGAAACCGGTTCATGGGAAGAGACCTTGCAGAGGCAGGCCGATTTTGTGAGAAGGGTTGAAATGACGTCGGCGATTCCGAGGCCGGGGATGTTTCCGGCGAGGATATTCGATGTGACTCGGGGTCCGACGGCACGGGTCAGGCGGGTCGGATCTTCTATTCTCGGCCTAAACTCGTCCAGAATACGGTCGTCCCCCAGCTCCTGACGGAGCACCCTGTAAAGCGCGTCTTTGCGGTAGCCCTCCAACATTCGGGTGAGGCCCACCCGAACCATGGCGGGAGAAAGTCCGGTAATATTCGGCAGGACACGCTCGGCGATTTTTCGCGCGGGGTCGTCCGGTTTTAGCCACCGGGCCACGGCGGCGTCAATGATCTCCACAAGGGCCGCGGTGGGTTGTCCCAAAAGATACCGATCCTGGGCGGCCAGAAGTTGATTAACGACGTCCGAGAGAGTGGTGGCGGTCAAAACAGGTAGTCGGACTTGAACCGGTCCGAA
The window above is part of the Nitrospiria bacterium genome. Proteins encoded here:
- a CDS encoding aspartate aminotransferase family protein, which gives rise to MRERRGKILKDDFLRYVCQTSSTPAGIEVDRAEGCWITDRSGKKYLDFISGIGVANLGHAHPAVVKAVVDQAARYLHVMVYGEFIQEPQVRLAERLAQVAPRPLSVTYFTNSGTEANEGALKTAKKYTKRKKIVAFKGGFHGDSQGSLSVTGREVYQKPFRPLLPDVTFLPFNRSQSLKVIDRRTAAVIIEPIQGEGGVIVPEDDFLPALRKRCDETGAILIFDEVMTGMGRTGKLFGCQHWNIVPDILVLAKALGGGMPLGAFVGRPKIMKTLSEDPPLSHVTTFGGHPVCCAAGLASLDFLIENKIPERAGRLGQYLTDRLKELSGIGGVKDVRGKGLLIGLELNHAKLTERFVANCREAGLILGWTLHSDTVIRLAPPLIMIEHEMDRGIGIMRTALSKALDE
- a CDS encoding acyl-CoA reductase, which gives rise to MTGPFTFDGFFLPPPIKISNFSALSFGPVQVRLPVLTATTLSDVVNQLLAAQDRYLLGQPTAALVEIIDAAVARWLKPDDPARKIAERVLPNITGLSPAMVRVGLTRMLEGYRKDALYRVLRQELGDDRILDEFRPRIEDPTRLTRAVGPRVTSNILAGNIPGLGIADVISTLLTKSACLCKVSSHEPVSSVLFAQTLVQIEPRLANCLAMVAWSGGRPESQSLEEVAIGRSELVVATGSDEAVADVRLAAARHQTVSGRFIGHGHRVSLGLIGREALDDLKPVVQGAAVDVAMYDQQGCLSPHLFYVETGGNHFPRQFAKTLAEAMARLEKDLPRGTVDTPTSAQLHQIRSVAEIKQADGEEVIVFGSETGTLWSVIYEADPTFLLSPLYRTVRVKPIDDLAHVPPLLEPWRPYLQATGLMVSESRRLPLAEALGRAGINRVCPIGRMQEPPVGWPQDGKRFIADRLRWVDLEKT